A window from Salvia miltiorrhiza cultivar Shanhuang (shh) chromosome 2, IMPLAD_Smil_shh, whole genome shotgun sequence encodes these proteins:
- the LOC131008109 gene encoding uncharacterized protein LOC131008109 — MDYLESLGYSRRTMILNQDAGTSKILEEPTVPKSVDTLPLLLPPHQDPEPNVTLREASTSKTAPQADFAADITSPEQLMTDPISQLLIETSTAIPSFFEDIQPSDIDKATPPCSPPAAKVKSADNVDPSSPEGRIEDITETPRPLSPSIFTTDEPTPTEGHNISKERMFAASSPTKEEVLSSAPTATDVTSVTAAASTSQQPAQAPPASLEEPKKIIDAPLEQPEQIIDASS, encoded by the coding sequence ATGGATTATCTTGAGTCCCTAGGCTATTCCAGGCGCACAATGATTCTCAACCAGGATGCTGGCACATCCAAAATCCTTGAAGAGCCTACAGTCCCGAAGTCTGTAGATACTTTGCCTCTTCTATTGCCTCCTCATCAGGATCCAGAACCTAATGTCACTCTCCGAGAAGCATCTACATCTAAGACTGCTCCCCAAGCGGACTTTGCAGCTGATATCACTTCTCCAGAGCAACTAATGACTGATCCAATCAGTCAGTTGCTGATTGAAACCTCAACTGCTATACCATCCTTCTTTGAGGATATTCAGCCCAGCGACATTGATAAGGCTACACCTCCTTGCTCCCCGCCTGCAGCAAAGGTGAAATCAGCTGACAACGTTGATCCCTCATCTCCGGAAGGACGTATTGAGGATATTACAGAAACTCCTCGACCATTGTCGCCGTCCATCTTCACCACTGATGAGCCCACTCCAACAGAGGGCCACAACATCAGTAAAGAGCGTATGTTTGCCGCTTCCTCTCCCACTAAAGAAGAAGTTCTCTCTTCTGCACCCACTGCAACCGATGTTACCTCAGTCACTGCTGCTGCTTCAACATCTCAACAACCAGCACAGGCACCCCCTGCTTCCCTTGAGGAACCGAAAAAAATCATCGATGCTCCCCTTGAGCAACCAGAACAAATCATCGATGCTTCCTCCTGA